A DNA window from Trypanosoma brucei brucei TREU927 chromosome 11 chr11_scaffold01 genomic scaffold, whole genome shotgun sequence contains the following coding sequences:
- a CDS encoding cation transporter, putative: MLGANLGINFHTDDDHGDHGDHEGHEGHDMGGCAPAAGSYSMGLHIAAIFILLIASFLGTVLPIAGNYVPRFKLPPFLIVVSKCISTGVVMSVAVLTLLNHSLHSFMEKCIPHGLSMEVYSAFGLLFMLISALLMHSFDSAMDLLLEGWAVRKEEEKLADGAPQVADSVPTAAALPPTQCGMKRCTAQPGVSCETNGCCQSSPGPAYGATGCCGSRGEAAALLTGARRVMALALMEFGLVVHSIFLGLSVGIASDSRTKVLLVALSFHQFFEGLALGARLAEASLKAKLELFLAILFSISVPVGTAIGAVTMRDGGKSITGSSYVTMSAIVNAIGAGILLYIGFVLLLVDFPTDLRIYAGVGTPNRFVRRIAMFVALWVGFGVMALLSKWH; the protein is encoded by the coding sequence ATGCTTGGAGCGAACCTTGGGATTAACTTTCACACTGATGACGATCATGGTGATCATGGTGATCACGAGGGCCATGAGGGGCACGACATGGGGGGTTGCGCTCCAGCCGCAGGGTCGTACTCGATGGGGCTTCACATTGCAGCCATTTTTATTCTCCTGATCGCGTCATTCCTTGGGACAGTTCTTCCCATTGCCGGGAACTATGTGCCACGATTCAAGCTGCCGCCGtttcttattgttgtttcGAAGTGTATTTCCACAGGTGTTGTTATGTCAGTTGCCGTGTTAACACTGCTCAATCACAGCTTACACAGCTTCATGGAGAAGTGTATCCCACACGGGCTGAGTATGGAAGTGTACAGCGCTTTCGGCTTGCTGTTTATGCTGATCTCGGCTTTACTGATGCATTCATTCGACTCTGCCATGGACCTCCTTCTTGAGGGTTGGGCGGTTCgtaaggaagaggagaaattaGCCGACGGCGCACCGCAAGTGGCTGATAGTGTGCCGACGGCGGCGGCTCTTCCACCAACTCAATGCGGAATGAAGCGTTGCACGGCTCAACCAGGAGTATCATGTGAAACTAACGGCTGCTGCCAATCATCTCCGGGACCTGCGTACGGTGCTACCGGGTGCTGTGGAAGCCGTGGTGAAGCCGCTGCGCTGCTTACCGGTGCGCGGCGTGTTATGGCCCTAGCCTTAATGGAATTCGGTTTGGTGGTGCACAGTATTTTTCTCGGTCTTTCCGTAGGTATTGCATCCGACTCGCGCACCAAAGTGCTGCTTGTGgctctttccttccatcaATTTTTTGAAGGCCTGGCTTTAGGGGCGCGGTTGGCGGAGGCGTCGCTGAAAGCCAAGTTGGAGTTATTTTTGGCCatcctcttttccatttctgtTCCTGTTGGTACGGCTATCGGTGCCGTTACCATGAGGGATGGCGGCAAAAGCATTACCGGCTCCAGTTACGTCACTATGAGCGCCATTGTCAATGCCATTGGTGCTGGTATTCTGCTTTACATCGGTTTTGTCCTGCTTCTCGTTGATTTCCCAACGGATCTGCGCATATACGCGGGTGTCGGGACGCCGAATCGCTTTGTGAGACGCATTGCAATGTTTGTGGCCCTTTGGGTTGGCTTCGGTGTGATGGCGCTGCTGTCCAAGTGGCACTAG
- a CDS encoding elongation factor G2-like protein, with amino-acid sequence MRIPQGAMKGFRCAPNVRLVVAPSCSAIVSALRCLTQSPHLWCSRCSTGLKGDKSKFPDASTALIRNIGIVAHIDAGKTTTTERMLFYAGAVKRVGDVDSGTTTMDFMKEEMDRGITIQSAAVSFQWRGHSIHLIDTPGHVDFTVEVERAMRVVDGVVALFDASAGVQAQSYTVLRQSKKFGVPVIAFLNKMDKYNADFTKCVNSIRKKLEMEPLLLQLPLSREDGSFDGVVDVVELKSYRFSGDHGSNVIVGDLRAHRSEPPHVVEAARDARHALLSTLTSVDDSLADAVIAALDETGGDEQRAEDAIPCDVLRAAIRRQTLRQNNSPRPVIPVLCGASRRDQGVQPVLDAITYYLPSPQDRVLYGYTKDGELVQLPPATTAPYAPFFALAFKVIHTMGPKGQRQPLVFFRVYSGRITARTTLVNNSSNSHENIEKLYVMHADHQVEVPHLAAGHIGAAFMRNTKTGATLYREPQHAQSVVAGCGKEVFTLEGIDAPSPVISFSIEAASKHQISLLEETLQELSFEDPSLRVSRNNFGQIVISGMGELHLEIVMSRLEHSYGLKCRLLRAIIEYREVVREPVELKNVIVTNNEVPYIECSLRLQPLLDDEGVCGPSEVCSFIVDEAFAGSFLSSSANEGGGDRRRRMDDCRRNAVEELRLITEVFNKALSECFLLGPLAGLPLHGVRVVLTGFRRVAATQLTDRPLAQAARSLLLQLLQAAPKTTLAALEPMMEVEVHLSEPTYIGEVVSSLNERKAVTVDIQEDGKSVSAILPMRNIVRYTMELRKAVKGHANLYVRLHHYRTIEDKAVLSRIMKNLGIYDS; translated from the coding sequence ATGAGGATTCCACAGGGAGCAATGAAAGGGTTCCGGTGTGCTCCAAATGTACGGTTGGTGGTAGCGCCATCGTGTAGTGCGATTGTTTCGGCACTTCGGTGCCTCACACAGTCTCCCCATCTTTGGTGTTCTCGCTGTTCAACTGGGCTTAAGGGTGACAAGAGCAAATTCCCAGATGCATCTACAGCACTGATACGAAACATCGGGATAGTTGCACACATCGATGCCGGAAAGACAACAACCACTGAACGTATGCTTTTTTACGCCGGAGCTGTGAAACGTGTGGGTGATGTGGATAGTGGTACCACCACAATGGATTTTATGAAAGAGGAGATGGACCGTGGAATAACCATTCAGTCAGCGGCTGTGTCTTTTCAGTGGCGTGGTCACAGCATCCATCTTATTGACACCCCTGGTCATGTGGACTTTACAGTGGAAGTGGAGCGAGCCATGCGTGTTGTGGATGGTGTGGTTGCTCTTTTCGATGCGTCCGCTGGTGTTCAGGCCCAGAGTTATACGGTTCTTCGGCAGAGTAAGAAGTTTGGTGTACCTGTCATAGCTTTCTTGAACAAGATGGACAAGTACAACGCTGATTTTACAAAGTGCGTCAACTCGATTCGAAAAAAGTTGGAAATGGAACCTCTGTTACTTCAGCTTCCGCTGAGTCGGGAGGATGGAAGCTTTGACGGGGTAGTTGATGTTGTGGAGCTGAAGAGCTATCGGTTTAGTGGTGACCACGGCTCAAACGTCATCGTCGGTGATCTACGAGCGCATCGGAGCGAACCACCTCACGTTGTTGAAGCGGCCCGCGACGCCCGGCACGCCCTCCTCTCCACGTTAACCAGCGTAGACGACTCACTCGCAGACGCGGTTATCGCAGCGCTTGACGAAACTGGCGGTGACGAACAAAGAGCGGAGGACGCCATACCATGTGATGTACTGCGTGCGGCCATACGGAGGCAGACACTCCGGCAGAACAACTCACCCCGTCCGGTAATCCCCGTGCTATGTGGTGCATCGCGGCGTGACCAGGGGGTGCAGCCGGTTCTTGATGCTATCACATATTACTTACCTTCTCCGCAAGATCGTGTGCTCTACGGCTACACGAAGGATGGGGAATTGGTGCAACTGCCACCGGCAACAACCGCACCGTACGCTCCGTTCTTCGCACTCGCGTTCAAAGTTATCCACACAATGGGGCCCAAAGGTCAGCGGCAacctttagttttttttcgtgtttaCAGTGGCCGAATAACAGCGCGAACGACACTTGTGAATAACAGCTCCAACAGTCACGAGAATATCGAAAAGCTTTATGTCATGCACGCAGATCATCAGGTTGAGGTTCCTCATCTCGCCGCCGGGCACATTGGTGCTGCTTTCATGCGGAACACCAAAACCGGGGCAACACTCTATCGTGAACCGCAACACGCTCAATCTGTAGTTGCAGGCTGTGGTAAGGAGGTTTTTACGCTTGAAGGTATTGATGCCCCATCACCAGTTATCTCCTTTTCTATTGAGGCCGCATCCAAGCACCAAATTTCCCTCCTGGAGGAGACACTGCAAGAGCTTAGCTTCGAGGACCCGAGTTTGCGGGTCAGCAGGAACAATTTCGGGCAAATAGTTATCAGTGGTATGGGTGAACTTCACCTGGAAATTGTTATGTCCAGATTGGAGCATTCGTACGGCCTGAAGTGCCGTCTGCTCCGTGCTATTATCGAATATCGGGAGGTAGTGCGCGAGCCGGTTGAGCTCAAGAATGTTATTGTAACAAATAACGAAGTTCCATACATTGAGTGCTCACTTAGGTTGCAGCCACTATTAGATGATGAGGGTGTCTGTGGCCCCAGTGAAGTGTGCTCATTCATTGTGGACGAAGCATTTGCAGGAAGTTTTTTATCATCCTCCGCGAACGAGGGGGGCGGTGACCGACGCCGCCGCATGGATGACTGTCGGCGCAATGCTGTGGAAGAGCTGCGACTGATAACTGAGGTATTTAACAAAGCCTTGAGTGAATGCTTCCTCCTGGGGCCACTTGCCGGCCTCCCGCTTCACGGCGTCCGAGTGGTGTTGACGGGGTTCAGGAGGGTGGCTGCAACACAACTAACAGATCGGCCGCTTGCACAGGCCGCGCGTTCACTTTTACTTCAGCTCCTTCAGGCGGCACCGAAGACGACTTTGGCTGCGCTTGAACCTATgatggaggtggaggtgcACCTATCTGAACCCACGTACATTGGCGAGGTAGTGAGCTCCTTGAATGAGCGCAAGGCGGTTACCGTGGATATCCAGGAGGACGGAAAATCGGTAAGTGCAATCTTACCAATGCGGAACATCGTTCGTTATACGATGGAACTGCGGAAGGCTGTGAAGGGACACGCCAACCTTTACGTCCGTTTGCATCATTACCGTACTATTGAGGACAAGGCTGTCCTTTCGAGGATCATGAAGAACTTAGGTATATACGACAGTTAA
- a CDS encoding cation transporter, putative (GPI-Anchor Signal predicted for Tb11.01.0730 by DGPI v2.04, no cleavage site predicted), whose translation MANVNNETTECGALLSNITSLQTTLTSMGCQVPALHHHTHDHGHHHHHHHHDDHTHGADDHEGHGHSHGGCESGHGTYSIGLHVVAIFVVLIASFLGTLIPIIGKYVPALRLPPFVFVLGKCIAAGVLLSVSTIHMINEAVAQLQEDCVPESFRESYEAYAFLFAVAGALLLHMVDVIVDARVTNKSDSSTNKPEGQPDAEEAQAAPAALDAYDGHHCHYAVGMPQSRTRRLVSAMFMEFAVTVHSVFIGLAVGIARDAETKTLLVALAFHQMLEGLALGARLVDAELSLKLEMLFALLFSVSAPLGTAIAVGTIAIWNVSMVGTAFVITQAVASAVCGGMLLYLAFCLMLSDFPSDMQKHAGKDKVRRFFRCFGMFAALWLGAALMAVLGKWV comes from the coding sequence ATGGCTAACGTTAATAACGAGACCACCGAATGTGGTGCATTGCTTTCGAATATCACTTCCCTACAGACGACGCTAACGTCTATGGGATGCCAAGTGCCCGCCTTGCATCATCACACGCATGACCACGgccaccatcaccatcatcatcatcatgacGATCACACCCACGGAGCGGACGACCACGAAGGTCACGGGCACAGTCACGGCGGGTGCGAAAGTGGTCATGGCACGTATTCCATTGGACTGCATGTTGTGGCGATCTTTGTTGTGTTGATTGCGTCGTTTCTGGGCACGCTGATACCGATAATCGGAAAGTACGTGCCGGCACTGCGGCTTCCTCCGTTTGTGTTTGTCCTTGGCAAGTGCATTGCAGCTGGAGTGCTACTGTCAGTGTCGACTATCCACATGATTAATGAAGCTGTAGCGCAGCTACAGGAAGATTGTGTTCCGGAGTCGTTTCGCGAATCATATGAGGCATATGCATTTCTGTTTGCTGTGGCTGGAgcgttgctgttgcacatgGTGGACGTCATTGTTGACGCACGTGTGACAAACAAGAGCGATTCCAGCACCAACAAACCTGAGGGTCAACCCGATGCCGAAGAAGCTCAAGCGGCCCCGGCTGCTCTTGATGCGTACGATGGTCATCACTGCCACTACGCTGTCGGCATGCCACAGTCGAGGACCAGACGCCTCGTCTCTGCAATGTTTATGGAGTTTGCGGTAACTGTGCACAGTGTGTTCATTGGGCTGGCAGTCGGTATCGCAAGGGATGCGGAGACTAAAACTTTACTTGTGGCTCTGGCATTTCATCAGATGTTGGAGGGCCTTGCTCTGGGCGCGCGTCTGGTGGATGCAGAGTTGAGCTTGAAGCTTGAAATGCTGTTTGCACTACTCTTCTCTGTCTCTGCGCCCCTGGGCACCGCAATTGCCGTTGGCACGATTGCGATTTGGAATGTGTCGATGGTAGGAACCGCGTTCGTGATTACACAGGCGGTCGCCAGTGCTGTGTGTGGTGGGATGCTGCTGTACCTTGCTTTCTGCCTCATGTTGAGTGACTTCCCATCGGATATGCAGAAACATGCTGGGAAGGATAAGGTAAGGCGTTTCTTCAGATGCTTTGGGATGTTTGCGGCTCTTTGGCTTGGCGCTGCGTTGATGGCCGTGTTAGGAAAATGGGTCTAA
- a CDS encoding ribose 5-phosphate isomerase, putative → MTRKVAIGADHIGFPIHESIVRYVREAGEEFEPVYIGPHSLERVDYPDYALNVARMVARGEADVGILVCGSGIGMSIAANKVPGIRAALCFDHYTAVMARQHNDANVVCLGERTTGPAVLREIIMTFLQTPYSGEDRHTQRLEKIKAAESNTNGC, encoded by the coding sequence ATGACGCGCAAGGTGGCTATCGGTGCTGACCACATCGGCTTCCCCATTCACGAAAGCATTGTGCGGTACGTGCGGGAAGCAGGTGAGGAATTTGAACCTGTCTACATTGGCCCGCACAGTTTGGAGAGAGTTGACTACCCCGATTACGCCCTCAATGTGGCACGGATGGTCGCCCGTGGCGAGGCGGACGTCGGTATTCTTGTTTGCGGCAGCGGAATTGGTATGTCGATCGCGGCAAATAAAGTCCCAGGAATTCGTGCTGCGCTTTGTTTCGACCACTATACGGCGGTCATGGCAAGACAGCACAACGATGCAAATGTCGTGTGCCTCGGGGAGCGCACGACGGGGCCGGCTGTGCTCAGGGAAATTATCATGACGTTCCTGCAGACACCATACAGCGGGGAGGACCGTCACACGCAGCGGCTGGAGAAGATTAAGGCTGCCGAATCTAACACGAATGGTTGTTAG